The following coding sequences are from one Streptomyces venezuelae window:
- a CDS encoding thioesterase II family protein, with product MDRGTAQASRNTGAGVWLRRYHDSASAPVRLVCFPFAGGSASYWFGLSGLLSPGIDVLAVQYPGRQDRHKERCLESVAALADGVVGQLPSDGKPFALFGHSLGAIVAFEVARRLRDSGTGETSPVHLFVSGGLARPYRPAGRSGALDDADILAHLRAMGGTDERFFRSPELQELILPALRADYRAVATYEAPGPERLVCPVTALIGDADERTSPEEAGTWRERTSAEFDLRVLPGGHFYLDTCQEQVAAIVTAALAAAAGA from the coding sequence ATGGACAGGGGCACTGCGCAGGCTTCGCGGAACACGGGGGCCGGGGTGTGGCTGCGGCGGTACCACGACTCCGCTTCGGCGCCGGTGAGGCTGGTCTGTTTCCCGTTCGCGGGCGGCTCGGCGAGTTACTGGTTCGGGCTCTCCGGGCTGCTCTCGCCGGGCATCGATGTGCTGGCCGTGCAGTATCCGGGGCGGCAGGACCGGCACAAGGAGCGGTGCCTGGAGTCGGTGGCCGCGCTCGCCGACGGTGTCGTGGGACAACTGCCGTCGGACGGGAAGCCGTTCGCGTTGTTCGGGCACAGCCTGGGCGCGATCGTGGCGTTCGAGGTGGCGAGGCGCCTGCGGGATTCCGGCACCGGGGAAACCAGCCCCGTACACCTGTTCGTATCCGGTGGGCTCGCGCGCCCCTACCGTCCCGCCGGGCGGTCCGGGGCCCTGGACGACGCGGACATCCTGGCGCATCTGCGGGCGATGGGCGGGACCGACGAGCGGTTCTTCCGGAGCCCTGAGCTGCAGGAGCTGATCCTGCCCGCGCTGCGGGCCGACTACCGGGCCGTCGCCACGTACGAGGCGCCGGGTCCCGAGCGTCTGGTCTGCCCGGTCACGGCGCTGATCGGTGACGCCGACGAGCGGACGTCGCCCGAGGAGGCCGGCACGTGGCGGGAGCGCACCAGTGCGGAGTTCGATCTCCGGGTGCTGCCCGGCGGGCACTTCTACCTCGACACCTGTCAGGAGCAGGTGGCGGCCATCGTGACCGCGGCGCTGGCAGCGGCTGCCGGGGCGTGA
- a CDS encoding TetR family transcriptional regulator, which yields MRLFREQGYSATTIEQIAEAAEVAPSTVFRYFATKQDLVFSHDYDLPFAMMFQAQSPDLTPIQAERQAIRSMLNDISEQELALQRERFVLILSEPELWGASLGNISQTMQLLGEQVAKRAGRDPGDPAVRAYTGALFGVMLQVSLDWANDPEMDFAATLDEALYCLEDLRP from the coding sequence GTGCGCTTGTTCAGGGAACAGGGCTACTCCGCCACGACCATCGAGCAGATCGCCGAAGCCGCCGAGGTCGCCCCCAGCACCGTCTTCCGCTACTTCGCGACCAAGCAGGACCTGGTCTTCTCACACGACTACGACCTGCCGTTCGCCATGATGTTCCAGGCCCAGTCGCCCGACCTGACGCCGATCCAGGCCGAACGACAAGCCATCCGTTCGATGCTGAACGACATCTCCGAGCAGGAACTGGCCCTGCAGCGCGAACGCTTCGTGCTCATCCTCTCCGAGCCGGAGCTCTGGGGGGCCAGCCTGGGCAACATCAGCCAGACCATGCAGCTCCTCGGCGAACAGGTCGCCAAGCGGGCGGGGCGCGACCCGGGGGACCCCGCGGTCCGCGCCTACACCGGGGCCCTGTTCGGCGTGATGCTGCAGGTCTCCCTGGACTGGGCGAACGACCCTGAGATGGACTTCGCGGCCACTCTGGACGAGGCGCTGTACTGCCTCGAAGACCTGCGTCCCTGA
- a CDS encoding DHA2 family efflux MFS transporter permease subunit, which produces MSADLGARRWWAVGALVLASMVVGFDVTILSLALPAMADDLGANNVELQWFVTSYTLVFAAGMIPAGMLGDRFGRKKVLLAALVIFGISSLGCAYAQDSGTFIGARAVLGLGAALIMPTTLSLLPVMFSDEERPKAIGAVAGAAMLAYPLGPILGGYLLNHFWWGSVFLINVPVVILAFMAVSAWLPESKAKEAKPFDVGGLVFSSVGLAAMTYGVIQGGEKGWTDVTTLAPTLGGMLAIVIFVFWEKRVADPLVDLSLFRSARFTSGTMLGTVINFTMFGVLFTMPQYYQAVLGTDAMGSGFRLLPMVGGLLVGVTVANKVAKALGPKTAVGIGFALLAAALFYGATTDIDSGTGLAAAWTAAYGLGLGIALPTAMDAALGALNEDAAGVGSGVNQSIRTLGGSFGAAILGSVLNSGYRGKLDLDGVPEQAHGAVKDSVFGGLAVARAIKSNGLAESVRSAYVHALDVVLVVSGGLGLLGVLLAVVWLPRSVGQSTAKPAESEHEAADAV; this is translated from the coding sequence GTGTCAGCAGATCTGGGTGCGCGGCGATGGTGGGCCGTCGGGGCTCTCGTGCTCGCGTCGATGGTCGTGGGCTTCGACGTGACGATCCTGAGCCTGGCGCTGCCCGCCATGGCCGACGATCTGGGTGCGAACAACGTCGAGCTGCAGTGGTTCGTGACCTCGTACACCCTCGTGTTCGCGGCCGGAATGATCCCCGCGGGCATGCTCGGCGACCGGTTCGGGCGCAAGAAGGTGCTGCTCGCCGCGCTGGTGATCTTCGGGATCAGCTCGCTGGGCTGCGCCTACGCCCAGGACTCCGGCACGTTCATCGGCGCGCGTGCGGTGCTCGGTCTGGGTGCCGCGCTGATCATGCCGACGACGCTGTCGCTCCTGCCGGTGATGTTCTCCGACGAGGAGCGGCCCAAGGCCATCGGCGCGGTGGCGGGCGCGGCGATGCTCGCCTATCCGCTCGGCCCGATCCTGGGCGGCTACCTCCTCAACCACTTCTGGTGGGGTTCCGTCTTCCTCATCAACGTGCCCGTGGTGATCCTCGCCTTCATGGCGGTGTCGGCCTGGCTGCCCGAGTCCAAGGCCAAGGAGGCCAAGCCGTTCGACGTGGGCGGCCTGGTGTTCTCCAGCGTGGGTCTCGCCGCGATGACGTACGGCGTGATCCAGGGTGGCGAGAAGGGCTGGACCGACGTCACCACGCTCGCGCCGACCCTCGGCGGCATGCTCGCCATCGTGATCTTCGTGTTCTGGGAGAAGCGGGTCGCCGATCCGCTCGTCGACCTCTCGCTGTTCCGCTCGGCCCGGTTCACCTCGGGCACCATGCTCGGCACCGTCATCAACTTCACGATGTTCGGCGTGCTGTTCACGATGCCGCAGTACTACCAGGCGGTCCTCGGCACCGACGCGATGGGCAGCGGCTTCCGGCTCCTGCCGATGGTCGGCGGCCTCCTCGTCGGTGTGACCGTCGCCAACAAGGTCGCCAAGGCGCTCGGCCCGAAGACCGCGGTCGGCATCGGCTTCGCGCTCCTCGCCGCCGCCCTCTTCTACGGCGCGACGACCGACATCGACAGCGGCACCGGCCTGGCGGCGGCATGGACGGCGGCGTACGGCCTGGGTCTCGGCATCGCCCTGCCCACCGCCATGGACGCGGCACTCGGCGCGCTCAACGAGGACGCCGCCGGCGTCGGCTCCGGCGTCAACCAGTCCATCCGTACCCTCGGCGGCAGCTTCGGCGCGGCGATCCTCGGCTCCGTCCTCAACTCCGGCTACCGCGGCAAGCTCGACCTCGACGGGGTCCCCGAGCAGGCGCACGGCGCCGTGAAGGACTCCGTGTTCGGCGGTCTCGCCGTGGCGCGGGCGATCAAGAGCAACGGTCTGGCCGAGTCGGTGCGGTCCGCGTACGTCCACGCCCTGGACGTGGTCCTCGTCGTCTCCGGCGGCCTGGGACTGCTCGGCGTGCTCCTCGCGGTGGTGTGGCTGCCCCGCAGTGTTGGTCAGAGCACCGCCAAGCCCGCAGAATCTGAGCATGAAGCAGCAGACGCAGTCTGA